CACCAAAATTAACTCTATAATTGAAAACACAAAGGGAAAAAGCGCACATACTCGCGATCAATATTTCATCAATAAAAGGAAGACGAAATTCCTAATCTATGACAAATGATTGTCATGTATGGTCAACTCTCGCATGTACCCATTAGCCCATGTCACCAACAAAACTCAACACCAGTCCCATGAACGTCAAATTAGTGATCCAATCGGAAGCAAATTGGGAGAAAATCCCAACTCTCGTGTTTGAAACTTCGCAATTGGGTCCTCTAAATTTTAGTTCAACCGATAGCAAGATACCAAAAAGGAGTTCTCAAACGCAAACGAATAGAATAGAGCACGAATACCTGATGGAAGCTCAAATCCCCTCTGTAACCCAGAGCTTTGATGGAGGACGTGATCTTGGTACAGATATCGATTCTCTCCGCTGTGCAATCTGGCAAGGAAGTAGGGAAGGAGACGGAAGAATCCATGAGATTTAGAGACTGGGAACATATGGAGATCAAGACAGAAGGAGCCATCTCGCGGATCGACGAAACCCCAGTGGGAAGAGAGACCCCGAACTGTTCCAGAGAGCTGAGGAGGATCTCCTGAGCTTCCTCCATGTCCTTTCACTGTGAAATCCACCAGCACTGCAGTATGGAGCAGCtcgccccctctctctctctttctctcgcggCAAATATGGCAAAGAGAAATTTGGCTTAGCAGGTAAATCTAAACACGAAATAAAGCCAAGAAAACCGCatctttattttctcattttgtttttttgtttttttgttttttttctgtgtACCTGAAAAAGTGTTTACCACTTTACTCTCATTAATCagatgttttaaaattttgaatcagAAACTGGATGTACCCCAGATTTGGTGCTTATTTCTACAGTCAGATGGCATAGTCCAATCCATAAAATTTGTTGGCCCTCcattttaataaagaaaaaatcttgTCAATCAAATGTGTTGATCAAATATTTCAAGTAAAAAAAGCGAGCATTgtaatcttaaaaaaaaatcatgaaattcgATTTCTGCATGAATGTTTCATGATTTCGTTGAAATTTTTGTCGATCTTTGGCATTCTATATCTATATGTACGGATTTAAAAAGTAAAGGAACAATAAACTAAAATCTAGATACAGGAGATTCGGCAAACTATATACATAAACCTTTAACTTCTATGTTCAAGTTTAGATTGAGAAAATTTTCTGATTTCTCATGGCACAGCATGCAATGCATTTTATCATGTAGAAATATACcgctttcaatatatatatatatatatataagagtaaGTAATTTGTGTCTTACAAAGTTGTGTCTAATACATCTAATCTGCCCACCACTTCAACTATTTGCGGGAGAGGATTGAATACGACTTTATAAGAcacagcctctctctctctagccgGCTACTCCTCTCTCATTACTTCTCCCGTCATTAATGCTTGTTGTTAACTATTAATTATGAGATAAAAGGGCGTGTCAAAGCGGTTGTTATAATGTTAATAAGGAGGAAAAAGGTGCTCACATAGAGAGAGATACAGAGAGACAGTCAAGTTCACCGATCTTTGGGTATATGTGGGCACATACAACACAGGAAATCCATAGTTGCTCGATGGTTAACATGTTAAAAATTTGTAGATAAAAGAATCATAAATAGTCGTTAAGGTCACTATAAACCATTGTTGCATTATAAGCTATTTTGTAacgaattttttttaattgttaacTATCCGGTGACATCAAACATCCTATATGTACTGGATAATGAATTAATGATAGATATCATTTTAGCCTTTGTGAAGCAGCGTATACATATGAAAGCACTGTACACAAATATAATTTGCATAAGTTAATTATATACACATAAGTTTAAATTTGTAATTGCAATAATTTAATTTACAAAGCACTGCACacacatgattgaaaaaatgatCTGCAACAATAGAGGTAATAACTTTTAACAGCTTTAGAAGTTGCTTTTACAACGACGGCGTTATGTATAATATTGCACATCAAGACGATAAACCGAGTACTCCTAAGTGGACTCGGACCATAAATCAACCAAGTTGCCAAATTATATTACAGAAGGGGTTGCAAAAATACCGAAGAGCCCCTAATAGCTGGCTTCCTACTGGCCTTTGGCTGCTTGAGTCAAGAGGACGCTGCCTGTAATTTGGCCCCTACCAAAATGGTGTGTATGcattaaaatatgaaagaaagaaaggtagCCACTGTCGTTCAAATGTTAACCCCTCGGTGGTGatcgagaaaaagaaaaacgaaaaatcaGAGTGAGGAAGAAAGAGACGACCGACTGGCTCCCATCGAAGAATTTCTTCGGAGAAAATGAGTTATGAGTGGGTCTCACTTCCCCTATgaaggttctctctctttctccccctaTCCCTCTGTAGAATACATGATTTTTTGTGTGGATCACCGAACAATTAGTCTGTTACAGTTCATACGACTCGTTTTCCGATTCGTTGAAGTTGTGGTTTTTCGTCTTTCGGTGAATTCGCTGTGCCCAATACTTTTTACTTACCTAATGTTTGCGTTTTTTGAGAGTTTGTGGTTTTTTCccctcttcattcttcttcctgctAGCTTTTTGTAGAATTTCCCTTTGCTAGTCATGCTGCTTGTTTCTTAACATGAGTGGGGACGAAATTCCGGAAGCGTAACTGCGAAATGGTGATGCCTCTACTGATGCTCGGATCATGCCTCTTGTTTCTTAACATGGCTGAGAAATGAAAAATCTGAACTTGCAGCTGTGGAATACCAATGCCCTAGGTGTtgtttggagtttttttttatctgtaatTCATGTATACTTGCTTAGTCCTAATTATATTTCTGCATCGACTAAGAATCGTTCTCGGTACTGGTCacaggaagaggaagaagtaaGAAGGGAGGATATGTTATTTGTGAATTTGAGTGAACGAGGCATTGTTCGCTTTAGGCATTTACTTACTGCTCCGTTGTTCTCATTTGTTGTCACATGCCTTAGTATCGACTTTTGCATCTCTCAAGCATTCCTTTGCATGCTTCAAGTGAGAAAATTTGAAAGCTATACTGTATTTCCTTGCTGGGATATTTCTACCTTCTTATATGACCCAAATGTTCGTTTCCACTCTTTTAAGGGTCTGAAGTAGGGGCTGTAAGAAAACCTGTAACCCATGAAGGGAAACATGACTTTAAGTGTGGGATCTAGCATATATTTGGTTTTCTGATTCTACGTTCTGGGGATTGTTGTTGAGTAGCATGTaatacttttcccttttttactATGTTCATCATGGTGAGGTTCAATGGGgttattttcttttgtcttaTCACAAATTCATGTGCCCGGGAAATATTACTGAGAAAACAAATGTTGGTAGTTTGGGGGCTTCGATGGGGTTGTCTTGCCTTATCACAAATTCATGCCCCCAGGAAATGTTACTGAAAACACAAGCATTGGTGGTCTGGGGCCTTCTTTCCCTGTGGAACATCTCCTGTGTTTGCACTTCTAGTTTGGTACAATAAAATGCACCAATTGTCTCTCTTTCCTGCCAAAACCCACTCGTTTTAATTAAATTATCTGTTCCTTTTGAGGAATTCCATATTCTGGTTATGCATCCCAAGGTTTGcagttgagacttgagagttAACATCttatatgcatgaatttcatacatttaaatttcaaaacatcCAATATTCTCCCTTTTAATGATTCTACAGTAAGATTTGGACCAGAAGAATACCCTCAATCTATTAATTTCTATTTGTTCACTTTAATTGTTCTTATCAAAATGGAAGTCTATATATACTGGTCTGTCTTCATAGCATGACATAATTAGTGCTCTATATGTCATACTCCATGCCGAACCTTAATGCAGCTATATAGAGTATAGACTGTGGGTCCATGTACAACTGCAATCTTCTAGATGAACATCTGGCAGGACTTCATAGGTGAGTTTACTGATTGAAAGTCAAAATCAAATGGGAAAGAGTCATAGATGGTACAGATAATATTTTTGGAATATGATCAGTTTACCTATATTTTTAGACAACCACGATATTGTTGAAAGATATTCATGAAATTGTATGACaaatatttgttatattttctttccttgtctGAAATTTTTGATCTGAGTGCTGTTGTTGCTGTTTAATTCATTCTTCATTTAATTTATGCTACAtttttttcaacctttttctcTGCTTATCTGAAATATAAAGAGGACAAGTAAATATCTTTTGTATTTTaccagttttttctttctttacattttGATTGGTGTTTCTAGATTTTCAAATAGCAcctttcaaattgtttttttagGCTTTCTCAAGCTGGCTAAAGCAGAATCGTGCTTTATGCCAAGGGACATACTCCAGATATtgattttttgacttttttcaaCTTGAAATTTATGAGTCTAAACGCTGAACTAGTTGGATGGTGAAATGGTAATACGAGAATTGTAGTTGATCTCTCTTGGTCTGGAAGATTCCCGATATATGTGAATATTACCATGGTAGATGTTTCAAGTTGTCCTTGTGTCCCACTTGTTAGGTTTTAATGAGTTTGTCTTGTCAATAGAGGAAATccatattttagaaattatgtTCTGTAGCTTGACTTTCATTTATGGTCCTAATAtccttttttatattatttctgGGTTTATTCTATATTGTTGTGTGgcttttttcaaatctattgaatccttcaaaaaagtttttggtctttttggttcTGCTATCAAGGTTTTTGATATCTTGCACAGGTGGCTGTAGGTTCATGCCTGTAATGGAGATGAGTGCTCACGATGTTTCATCTGCTATTTTTAAAGCTAAAAGTGCTCATTTCTCGTTAGCGACATCTTCTGAAGAAACCTTTTCATCATCcccatcaccatcatcatctcCTTCTCCATCACCATCATCACATGCACCACCTAGCGGTAGTGAATCAGCCCCATACATAGGACAAGTATTTTCTGGTGATGAGGCTGCTTATAATTTCTACAAGAACTTTGCCAGGAGTAGGGGATTTGCAATTCGGCGTCAGAAAGCCACGAGAAAAAGAGGGTCATATGAGACATCTATTACCAGTAGATATTTTCTTTGCCATCGAGCAGGATATCCTGTTCAAAAGGCGGATGGCAACAAAGTTCAGAGGTGCAAATGTGGAGCAGGAATGGGAATAAAGAGACTTTTATCAGGTGATTCAAGATGGGTAGTTATTCATTTTTCTAACATTCATAATCATGATATGATTGATCAGGCGAGATTAAGTTTCCTCCCAGCTTATTGCAAAATCACAGAAAATGACAAGAACAGAATTGCAACTCTTGCTAAGGCTGGTGTTGGTGTGAAACAAATTTTACGTTCCCTTGAGTTGGAGCATGGTGTTGAGTTGGGTTGCTTGCCATTCTCGGAGAAGGATGTTATAAATTTCATTCAATCAATTAAGGTGGTTGTTAATGAAAATGGGCAGGATCTATTAGGGCAATGTTCTAATGCCTCGTTGTTTAGCGGGGAAAACTCAAGTAGTTCAAACCAACTTGACTTGCAAGTGCAGAGATTACAATTGATTGCATCAGACATCATCATGGAATTTAGAAGGAGCAGTGTAGATTTTGAGTTAGTTCGAGATGAATTGGTAAAGGTCCGAGATCTGGTTAAACGGCTACAAAGCAAGGGTGACACGACATCCAGGATAGCACCAAACTCATTAGTTTTAGCTGGAACAGATACATATGTCAATGGCATAGGTCTTACTTCTGGATATAATCCTTTTCAAATAGTTGCTAATGGACGATATGTGGGCAAAAACCATGAAGAAGGTACTAAGCTGGCCAAGAAACCAAGGTACTGCAAGGTGCCTTCCTGTCGCCAAGCTGGTCATGATTCGAGAAATTGTCCCATGAGAAAGGTTGCACAGGTGGAGCTTGGTGTCCAGAATTCTGTCAGGTGAGGTTTTGCAGTGTTTATTGCATGTTTTGGCTCTCTATCACCAGCTGGAATTTATCATGGTTAATGTATCCCTTGTAGTCTAGGGCGAGAACCTGTTCAAATAGTTAATGACATGTGTAAATGAAAAATCCATTGGCAGCAGCACCTCAGCCAAAAAACCTAGATATTGCAAGGTCCCTTCTTGCGGCCAAACTGGTCATGATTCCAGAAATTGTCCCATGAAAAGGCCTCCACAGCTAGAGATCAGTAGCCAAGCTTCTCTCAGGTGACATTTTGCTCCATTACTTGCTGCATGTGTTCGACTTATATACCATCGGCTGGTACTTATTTGTGCTGCCAAAAAGCCTAGGTATTGCAATTCATGTGGCCAAAGTGGTCATGACTCAAGAAATTGCCCCATGAAAAGGGCTGCCACCCAGCTGCAAATTGGTAGTCAGGCTCCTGTCAGGTGGGATTCCTTCTTGTTGCAGGTGTTGATTCTGTTGCCGCTTGGTAattacttttttctcttttatctatTGTAGTTTAGTGCACAATCCTGCCCAATTAGCTGGTGATGCAACCCCTCTAAGTGATAAGTCAAATGGAGATAGCAACTCAGCCAAAAAACCAAGGTACTGCAAGGTGCCTTCTTGTGGACAAACTGGTCACGACTCAAGGAACTGCCCCATGAAGAGAGCTAGCGAATCTATGTTTGGACTCCAGTCTGCGATCAGGTAATCCATATAAGATACTCAAAGTGTAGTCTGGTGCCAGGTTCCACTTTTGTATGTGTAACTGAACTGACATATATTTCgtccaccttttttttttcatgtttttcttatttcttttccttacgTACATTGGTTACAGTTTAATGCAAAACCATGTCCAGAATGCTATTCAGGTTCCCTCGACAGATGGAATTTTGAAAGTCATTAGTGAACCAGTGAAAAGACCTAGATACTGCAAGGTGCCTAATTGTGGCCAACCTGGGCATGACTCAAGAAATTGTCCATTGAAAAGGGTTACTGAGTCGGAAATTTTAATGCAGCCTTTAAACAAGTAATGTAAATGTCTTTGGTggtcattttttgttattcGTGGAGTATCAATTCTAAATCTTGTGCTACTGTCTTATGTGCAGGATGGATTAATATCAGTTGTCTACCTGCAACTAAAGGTATTGCTTGACAAGTCAGCATTATTACTCCTAGCGCAATCTTTGAAATTTATGAGTGCATAATTGAAGATGTTATGAATTTCTAGATGAGTTCATGCTCTATACTAGAAGTTGCagtcttttgatgttttttctttctttgcaaaTTGTAAAGACTCAGGCTGCTTCAGCATCCTCTCATCCCTTTTTGTTGTCTAATGCAATCCACATatagatttttgttttctggcTTCCTGTAGCCCTGATAATTTTTGTTGAATGGTGCAGTAAAATTCTCCATCTGTTCCCCAATGGACCAACCTCCGTTCTTATTTTTTGAGAATGATAGTATGCGTCTCATGTGACCCTTTTCATCTGCACCTGCTTAAGGGTCATGCTCGCTCTGTTAAACACACAAAAGAACTGTTTTTTAGGAACTGTCCTGCCAAGCAGAAAATGTAGGTAAAAGTGTAACCGTTCTTACTAGGGCTCTTGTATGAATTGGCTTCTTGTTTTGCTCATGCTGCTACTCTGTCTCAGTCACTGCTCTGTGCGTCAAAGCTGTTGACTTTTTGTTATTTGATTATTCTGAAGGCTGAAAATCAAGTTCTACTAATATTTTCTGCTTCAGTGTTCATGTGCTTTGGCAATTCATACTCTTCCGGACTAATTGTGCTTCTATTTGCATTCAAGATGCTTCAACAGATGggagcacttttttttttttttgtaaatatggTCGAACAGGTCCTCTAGTGACTAATTACTTGTCTATGGAAATGTTTCTGTAATCGATGCATGCGTGCGTGCCCATGAGAAAGCTGGAAACGTTGTTTGTGCACAGGTATTTGGAAAAGTCTTGTATCTTGTTTAGTAA
Above is a window of Nymphaea colorata isolate Beijing-Zhang1983 chromosome 8, ASM883128v2, whole genome shotgun sequence DNA encoding:
- the LOC116258917 gene encoding uncharacterized protein LOC116258917 isoform X2, coding for MSGSHFPYEGGCRFMPVMEMSAHDVSSAIFKAKSAHFSLATSSEETFSSSPSPSSSPSPSPSSHAPPSGSESAPYIGQVFSGDEAAYNFYKNFARSRGFAIRRQKATRKRGSYETSITSRYFLCHRAGYPVQKADGNKVQRCKCGAGMGIKRLLSGDSRWVVIHFSNIHNHDMIDQARLSFLPAYCKITENDKNRIATLAKAGVGVKQILRSLELEHGVELGCLPFSEKDVINFIQSIKVVVNENGQDLLGQCSNASLFSGENSSSSNQLDLQVQRLQLIASDIIMEFRRSSVDFELVRDELVKVRDLVKRLQSKGDTTSRIAPNSLVLAGTDTYVNGIGLTSGYNPFQIVANGRYVGKNHEEGTKLAKKPRYCKVPSCRQAGHDSRNCPMRKVAQVELGVQNSVSTSAKKPRYCKVPSCGQTGHDSRNCPMKRPPQLEISSQASLRYCNSCGQSGHDSRNCPMKRAATQLQIGSQAPVSLVHNPAQLAGDATPLSDKSNGDSNSAKKPRYCKVPSCGQTGHDSRNCPMKRASESMFGLQSAISLMQNHVQNAIQVPSTDGILKVISEPVKRPRYCKVPNCGQPGHDSRNCPLKRVTESEILMQPLNKMD
- the LOC116258917 gene encoding uncharacterized protein LOC116258917 isoform X4 — protein: MSGSHFPYEGGCRFMPVMEMSAHDVSSAIFKAKSAHFSLATSSEETFSSSPSPSSSPSPSPSSHAPPSGSESAPYIGQVFSGDEAAYNFYKNFARSRGFAIRRQKATRKRGSYETSITSRYFLCHRAGYPVQKADGNKVQRCKCGAGMGIKRLLSGDSRWVVIHFSNIHNHDMIDQARLSFLPAYCKITENDKNRIATLAKAGVGVKQILRSLELEHGVELGCLPFSEKDVINFIQSIKVVVNENGQDLLGQCSNASLFSGENSSSSNQLDLQVQRLQLIASDIIMEFRRSSVDFELVRDELVKVRDLVKRLQSKGDTTSRIAPNSLVLAGTDTYVNGIGLTSGYNPFQIVANGRYVGKNHEEGTKLAKKPRYCKVPSCRQAGHDSRNCPMRKVAQVELGVQNSVSTSAKKPRYCKVPSCGQTGHDSRNCPMKRPPQLEISSQASLSLVHNPAQLAGDATPLSDKSNGDSNSAKKPRYCKVPSCGQTGHDSRNCPMKRASESMFGLQSAISLMQNHVQNAIQVPSTDGILKVISEPVKRPRYCKVPNCGQPGHDSRNCPLKRVTESEILMQPLNKMD
- the LOC116258917 gene encoding uncharacterized protein LOC116258917 isoform X7; the protein is MSGSHFPYEGGCRFMPVMEMSAHDVSSAIFKAKSAHFSLATSSEETFSSSPSPSSSPSPSPSSHAPPSGSESAPYIGQVFSGDEAAYNFYKNFARSRGFAIRRQKATRKRGSYETSITSRYFLCHRAGYPVQKADGNKVQRCKCGAGMGIKRLLSGDSRWVVIHFSNIHNHDMIDQARLSFLPAYCKITENDKNRIATLAKAGVGVKQILRSLELEHGVELGCLPFSEKDVINFIQSIKVVVNENGQDLLGQCSNASLFSGENSSSSNQLDLQVQRLQLIASDIIMEFRRSSVDFELVRDELVKVRDLVKRLQSKGDTTSRIAPNSLVLAGTDTYVNGIGLTSGYNPFQIVANGRYVGKNHEEGTKLAKKPRYCKVPSCRQAGHDSRNCPMRKVAQVELGVQNSVSLVHNPAQLAGDATPLSDKSNGDSNSAKKPRYCKVPSCGQTGHDSRNCPMKRASESMFGLQSAISLMQNHVQNAIQVPSTDGILKVISEPVKRPRYCKVPNCGQPGHDSRNCPLKRVTESEILMQPLNKMD
- the LOC116258917 gene encoding uncharacterized protein LOC116258917 isoform X1, with amino-acid sequence MSGSHFPYEGGCRFMPVMEMSAHDVSSAIFKAKSAHFSLATSSEETFSSSPSPSSSPSPSPSSHAPPSGSESAPYIGQVFSGDEAAYNFYKNFARSRGFAIRRQKATRKRGSYETSITSRYFLCHRAGYPVQKADGNKVQRCKCGAGMGIKRLLSGDSRWVVIHFSNIHNHDMIDQARLSFLPAYCKITENDKNRIATLAKAGVGVKQILRSLELEHGVELGCLPFSEKDVINFIQSIKVVVNENGQDLLGQCSNASLFSGENSSSSNQLDLQVQRLQLIASDIIMEFRRSSVDFELVRDELVKVRDLVKRLQSKGDTTSRIAPNSLVLAGTDTYVNGIGLTSGYNPFQIVANGRYVGKNHEEGTKLAKKPRYCKVPSCRQAGHDSRNCPMRKVAQVELGVQNSVSSTSAKKPRYCKVPSCGQTGHDSRNCPMKRPPQLEISSQASLRYCNSCGQSGHDSRNCPMKRAATQLQIGSQAPVSLVHNPAQLAGDATPLSDKSNGDSNSAKKPRYCKVPSCGQTGHDSRNCPMKRASESMFGLQSAISLMQNHVQNAIQVPSTDGILKVISEPVKRPRYCKVPNCGQPGHDSRNCPLKRVTESEILMQPLNKMD
- the LOC116258917 gene encoding uncharacterized protein LOC116258917 isoform X5 produces the protein MSGSHFPYEGGCRFMPVMEMSAHDVSSAIFKAKSAHFSLATSSEETFSSSPSPSSSPSPSPSSHAPPSGSESAPYIGQVFSGDEAAYNFYKNFARSRGFAIRRQKATRKRGSYETSITSRYFLCHRAGYPVQKADGNKVQRCKCGAGMGIKRLLSGDSRWVVIHFSNIHNHDMIDQARLSFLPAYCKITENDKNRIATLAKAGVGVKQILRSLELEHGVELGCLPFSEKDVINFIQSIKVVVNENGQDLLGQCSNASLFSGENSSSSNQLDLQVQRLQLIASDIIMEFRRSSVDFELVRDELVKVRDLVKRLQSKGDTTSRIAPNSLVLAGTDTYVNGIGLTSGYNPFQIVANGRYVGKNHEEGTKLAKKPRYCKVPSCRQAGHDSRNCPMRKVAQVELGVQNSVSSTSAKKPRYCKVPSCGQTGHDSRNCPMKRPPQLEISSQASLRYCNSCGQSGHDSRNCPMKRAATQLQIGSQAPVSLVHNPAQLAGDATPLSDKSNGDSNSAKKPRYCKVPSCGQTGHDSRNCPMKRASESMFGLQSAIRMLFRFPRQMEF
- the LOC116258917 gene encoding uncharacterized protein LOC116258917 isoform X3, translating into MSGSHFPYEGGCRFMPVMEMSAHDVSSAIFKAKSAHFSLATSSEETFSSSPSPSSSPSPSPSSHAPPSGSESAPYIGQVFSGDEAAYNFYKNFARSRGFAIRRQKATRKRGSYETSITSRYFLCHRAGYPVQKADGNKVQRCKCGAGMGIKRLLSGDSRWVVIHFSNIHNHDMIDQARLSFLPAYCKITENDKNRIATLAKAGVGVKQILRSLELEHGVELGCLPFSEKDVINFIQSIKVVVNENGQDLLGQCSNASLFSGENSSSSNQLDLQVQRLQLIASDIIMEFRRSSVDFELVRDELVKVRDLVKRLQSKGDTTSRIAPNSLVLAGTDTYVNGIGLTSGYNPFQIVANGRYVGKNHEEGTKLAKKPRYCKVPSCRQAGHDSRNCPMRKVAQVELGVQNSVSSTSAKKPRYCKVPSCGQTGHDSRNCPMKRPPQLEISSQASLSLVHNPAQLAGDATPLSDKSNGDSNSAKKPRYCKVPSCGQTGHDSRNCPMKRASESMFGLQSAISLMQNHVQNAIQVPSTDGILKVISEPVKRPRYCKVPNCGQPGHDSRNCPLKRVTESEILMQPLNKMD
- the LOC116258917 gene encoding uncharacterized protein LOC116258917 isoform X6; its protein translation is MSGSHFPYEGGCRFMPVMEMSAHDVSSAIFKAKSAHFSLATSSEETFSSSPSPSSSPSPSPSSHAPPSGSESAPYIGQVFSGDEAAYNFYKNFARSRGFAIRRQKATRKRGSYETSITSRYFLCHRAGYPVQKADGNKVQRCKCGAGMGIKRLLSGDSRWVVIHFSNIHNHDMIDQARLSFLPAYCKITENDKNRIATLAKAGVGVKQILRSLELEHGVELGCLPFSEKDVINFIQSIKVVVNENGQDLLGQCSNASLFSGENSSSSNQLDLQVQRLQLIASDIIMEFRRSSVDFELVRDELVKVRDLVKRLQSKGDTTSRIAPNSLVLAGTDTYVNGIGLTSGYNPFQIVANGRYVGKNHEEGTKLAKKPRYCKVPSCRQAGHDSRNCPMRKVAQVELGVQNSVSSTSAKKPRYCKVPSCGQTGHDSRNCPMKRPPQLEISSQASLRYCNSCGQSGHDSRNCPMKRAATQLQIGSQAPVSLVHNPAQLAGDATPLSDKSNGDSNSAKKPRYCKVPSCGQTGHDSRNCPMKRASESMFGLQSAIRMD